TCGTGGCGGAGGTGACGGGCGACGCCGCCTTCCGCGCCTTCAAGTGGGAACGGGGCGTCCACCGCGTCCAGCGCGTGCCGGCCACCGAGTCGGCGGGCCGGATCCACACCAGCACGGTGACCGTGGCCGTGCTGCCGGAAGCCGAACAAGACGAGGTGCATCTGGACCTTTCGGAAGTGCGCATCGACGTGTACCGTTCGCAGGGTGCGGGCGGCCAGGGCGTGAACACCACCGACAGCGCCGTGCGGGCCGTGTACCGCGCCGGCACACCCGACGAGATCATGGTGGTGTGTCAGGACGGGCGCTCGCAGATCAAGAACCGCGAGAAGGCCCTGATTGTGCTGGCCTCGCGGCTGGCCGAACGCGAACGCGCCGCCCGCGACGCGCAGGAACGCAGCGAACGCGCCTCGCAGGTGGGCAGCGGGGACCGCAGCGAGAAGATCCGCACCTACAACTACCCGCAAAACCGCGTTACCGACCACCGGCTGGAGGGCGACGACAAGAACCACCCGCTGGACGGCGTGATCAACGGCGCGCTGGCCCCCGTGGTGGGTGGTCTGGCCCGCGCCGAGCGGGAGCGGCAGCTGCTGGACATGGCCGGTCAGGACGAGGCCGCAGGGCCGGGCCGAAGTGGGCAGCATGGCGCGGCGTGACCTGCTGGTGGCGGCGGGCATCCTGCGGGACCGCTTTGGGCGGGTGCTGCTGGTGGGCAACGACTGGCAGGGCCACGGGCGCGTGCGCCACACCCTGCCCGGCGGCGTCGTGGAGAACGGCGAGACGCTGCCCGAGGCGCTGTACCGCGAGATCTTCGAGGAAACCGGCCTGCGGCTGACCGGCATCCTGCACATGGCCTACACCGTGCACATCGAGGACGAGCGCCGGGGCGAACGCGCCATCGCCGTGGCCTTCGAGGCCACCTGGGACGGCCTGCTGAACCCGGCCGACCCCGACGGCTTCATCGTCGAGGCCCGCTTCTGCACCCCCGAGGAGGCGCTGGAGAAACTGGAGTCCCCCCCCATGCGCGAACCCCTCAGCGACTTTCTCAAGACCGGAGAGCCGGGCCGCTTCTACGCCTTCAAGGGCTGGGACGGGCGCGGCGGCCTGCGGATTCCGGCCCTGAAACCGCGCCCGTGAAGGGAGAGCGCTTCGTGACCTCGTGGAGCGGGGGCAAGGACAGCGCCCTGGCCTTTCACCGCGCCAAGGCAGCAGGCGGCGTTCCTCTTGCCGTCATCAACATGCTGGACGAGTCCGGGGAGCGTTCGCGCTCGCACGGCCTGCGCCCGGAGGTGCTGGCGGCCCAGGCGGCGGCGCTGGGCGTGCCGCTGCGCACGGCGCGGGCCGGGTGGGCCACCTACGAGGCCGGGTTCACGGCGCTGCTGGCCGGGGCGAGGGCGGACGGCGCGACGTCTGCTGTCTTCGGTGACATCGATCTGGCCGCCCACCGCGACTGGGAGGAGAAGGTCTGCGCGGCGGCGGGGGTGCGGGCCAGCCTGCCGCTGTGGCTCGAACCCCGCCGCGCGCTGGTGGACGGGCTGCTGGGCCTGGGGTTCCGGGCAGTGATCGTCGCCGTCAGGGAAGACGCCCTGCCCGCACAGTTGCTGGGCAGGACGCTGGACGCCGCGCTGGTGGCCGAGATCGAGGGGCTGGGGGCCGATGCCTGCGGCGAGAACGGCGAGTACCACACGGTGCTGGTGGACGGCCCGGACTTTGCGTGGCCCCTCACGCTTGTGCCTGGCCCGGCGGGCATTCACCACACGGGCGAGGGGGACTTGCGGGTGGCGACGCTGGATCTGGTGCTGGCCTGAGGCCCCAGCGCCAGGGCTTCAGTCGTACTCTACCGACAGCACCTCGAACTTGGCCGTCCCCTTGGGCAGCTGCACGGTGATGATGTCACCCTCGCGCTTGCCGGCCAGCGCCTGCCCGAAGGGACTGGCGTCGCTCACACGGCCCTGCGGCACGTCCACCTCATAGGTGCCCACCAGTTCAAAGTGGCGCTCGTTGCCCTTCTCGTCCCGGACCCGGATCTTCGCGCCCAGGCCCGCGCCCTTGCTGGCGTCTCCCTCGATGATCAGGGCACGTTCCAGCTGGTTCTCGATCTCGACGATGCGGGCCTCATTCTCGCTCTGCTGCATGCGCGCCTCATCGTAGGCCGCGCTCTCACGCAGGTCCCCGTCAGCGATGGCGGTGCCCATGTACTCCGAGATCTGCTCGCGGCGAACAGTCTTCAGGTGGTGCAGGGTCTCGGCCAGCTTGTCGTACCCGCGCTGGGTCATGGTGATGCGTTCCTGGGTCATAGAACTTCCAGTATACGGTGTGCCGGGCAAACCCCGCCATCAGTGTTGTGCGGCCGTCGGGATTGTGCGGCTATCAGGGTTGTGTAAAGGGCCACTTCAGCGCCGGGGGACGCCGCACGCCTAGGATACCCCCATGACCCGTTACGACGATGACCGCGAAATCAAGGGCGAGGTGCAGGACGGGGGCGTGGACCGCGAAATCCTGCAGGACAAGATGGTGGCCGAGGACGTGCTGCGCGGGGACACCCGGGCCAACCGCAGCAACCCCAACGATCAGCCCGGCTTCATGGACGGCATCCAGGGCGACTGGGACGGTGAGGTCCGGCAGGGCGACCCCAACAATCTGACCGGCGGCGACCTGGGCGGCGAGGAGCACGGCGGCGAGGGCAAGGCCCGCAGCGGCGGGGTGGACGGCGGCCCGGCCCGCGAGCGCCCGCTGCCCGGTGACAAGCAGTAGGTCACCCACGAGCACAGGAAAGGGAGAGAAGACCGGACAGCCCTGTTCCATGCGCCGGATTTGCCCTATCTCTCTGCGCTCTGGGCAACGCTCGCTAGCGGCTGTCCACCCCGATGTCGAGCGCTGCCGCCACGGCCTCCTGGGCGCGTTTCTGGCTGTCTTCTACCTCGACAGCCACCTGCTGCCCGCTTTCCAGATCCATCACAAAATGATCCCCGTCCAGCCGCACGCGCGACAGGATCTGCTCCTCGCCCTCGGGCCGGGTGGCGGCGCGCAACTCCACGTAGCGGCGCATGGGGGTGCGGATGACCTTGGGGGCCAGAATCTCTTCCACCTGAAAGATGCCGCCGGAATTGTTCATGGTCACGCTGATCAGCACCGGAACGTTGCGGCCGCGCTCGATCACGACCTCATCCACCGCCAGCGCACTGATCGAGTGGATGTCCACGCTGCCCAAGGAAAAAGCC
This genomic window from Deinococcus aerolatus contains:
- a CDS encoding transcription elongation factor GreA codes for the protein MTQERITMTQRGYDKLAETLHHLKTVRREQISEYMGTAIADGDLRESAAYDEARMQQSENEARIVEIENQLERALIIEGDASKGAGLGAKIRVRDEKGNERHFELVGTYEVDVPQGRVSDASPFGQALAGKREGDIITVQLPKGTAKFEVLSVEYD
- the prfA gene encoding peptide chain release factor 1 — protein: MSSRLQELQSEFGLVERRLGDPAALADGREYGKLTRRHRELLPLVTLLRERDSLESDLAGARELLADPDMKELAAGEIESIGTRLAEIEAELEVLLLPTDPDDAKDVILELRAGAGGAEAGLFVTDLLRMYTRYAEGLNLKLNVLDANESDLGGASKVVAEVTGDAAFRAFKWERGVHRVQRVPATESAGRIHTSTVTVAVLPEAEQDEVHLDLSEVRIDVYRSQGAGGQGVNTTDSAVRAVYRAGTPDEIMVVCQDGRSQIKNREKALIVLASRLAERERAARDAQERSERASQVGSGDRSEKIRTYNYPQNRVTDHRLEGDDKNHPLDGVINGALAPVVGGLARAERERQLLDMAGQDEAAGPGRSGQHGAA
- a CDS encoding NUDIX hydrolase; its protein translation is MARRDLLVAAGILRDRFGRVLLVGNDWQGHGRVRHTLPGGVVENGETLPEALYREIFEETGLRLTGILHMAYTVHIEDERRGERAIAVAFEATWDGLLNPADPDGFIVEARFCTPEEALEKLESPPMREPLSDFLKTGEPGRFYAFKGWDGRGGLRIPALKPRP
- a CDS encoding adenine nucleotide alpha hydrolase, with protein sequence MTSWSGGKDSALAFHRAKAAGGVPLAVINMLDESGERSRSHGLRPEVLAAQAAALGVPLRTARAGWATYEAGFTALLAGARADGATSAVFGDIDLAAHRDWEEKVCAAAGVRASLPLWLEPRRALVDGLLGLGFRAVIVAVREDALPAQLLGRTLDAALVAEIEGLGADACGENGEYHTVLVDGPDFAWPLTLVPGPAGIHHTGEGDLRVATLDLVLA